The Silurus meridionalis isolate SWU-2019-XX chromosome 16, ASM1480568v1, whole genome shotgun sequence genome has a segment encoding these proteins:
- the zgc:103759 gene encoding U8 snoRNA-decapping enzyme, whose protein sequence is MAGKDITREDALSRLDHKHACHILLYADSRAKLFGKIPIKHIVLMQMRFDGLLGFPGGLVKPSEESLEAGLCRELQEELGVAVPVTIDHYVSTHLAQSPPHLILHFYCKKITEAELLEIERAAVSNAVDHGLEVMGLTRVPLYTLRNGGGLPWFLSHSFISNSRAQLLEALRRLDLVSPQTLEEAVQKAEEMRCTVKTEPQ, encoded by the exons atggctggaaaagataTTACTAGAGAAGATGCGCTGTCGAGGCTGGACCATAAGCACGCCTGTCACATCCTGCTGTATGCAGACAGCAGAGCGAAACTTTTCGGAAAAATCCCAATTAAACACATCGTGTTG ATGCAGATGCGTTTTGATGGCTTACTCGGCTTCCCTGGAGG TTTAGTTAAACCCTCAGAGGAGAGTCTGGAGGCAGGACTGTGCAGAGAGCTGCAGGAAGAGTTAGGGGTGGCAGTGCCGGTGACCATAGACCACTATGTGTCCACTCACCTTGCCCAGTCTCCTCCCCACCTCATCTTACACTTCTATTGCAAGAAGATTACAGAGGCTGAGCTGCTAGAGATCGAGAGAGCTGCAGTCTCTAATGCTGTGGATCATGGCTTAGAG GTGATGGGTCTGACTCGAGTGCCCCTTTATACACTGAGAAATGGTGGTGGTCTTCCTTGGTTCCTGTCTCACTCATTCATCAGCAACTCACGAGCACAGCTGCTGGAGGCACTAAGGCGTTTGGACTTGGTGTCACCTCAGACTCTGGAGGAAGCAGTTCAAAAGGCAGAAGAGATGAGATGTACAGTCAAAACTGAACCCCAATGA